AAGTGGAAGATGTACGGAAAGTTTAAGTGGAAACCAAAATATTCGGAGGACAGCATCGTTAGATACTATCTACTTGAAAGGACAATGGCCCCGCGATTCATACTACATTCATTCCAGTTCTCTTTTGGTTGATAAATCTACTCAGGTATATTACACTTtcatgtttcaatattttaatttttactgtcaaattttctgaaatatttatcttaatattatatttttgtatgcaGACAGAGGAATGGTCGAATGAACCAAGGAAATTACACACTCGTCATCCTACAGAACAATCTACTACAGATGAGAAGTTGGAAAAGTACTTCAGGCATCggtatataaattttctttaaattttttgttttctgttcattataatattgatgAAAGATTAAACTAGGAATTTGTTGATCATACttcaaaaatgtattatcttgtactgttaatgtaaaaatatattttattaaaaaacaatttattaataagtTTATAATGTAGGTTACAGCGTACAAATAAGGAAGGCACTAGTAGTAGAGAACGGACAGCTGCATTTGGACTCATAATGCCTGGTGGGCCACCACCAGCCTTCCCTGCAGACCACACAGTACTTCTACCCAGTATTGCTTCACAAACACCAATACGTAAGTTCATTTGTTGCCTTTCAATTATACCTAAAGTATTTCCTTTTatggaattatatttacatgttatttttgttattctATTAGACAATCAATTTAGCTTGAGTACAAAGGCAAGTCCTATGAACATCCCTATGAAACCAATGAGGCCGCCAATGCGTTCTTCTATCGAAGGATTAAATCAAGAAATTGAAGGGCTCGTTCTTAAATCTACAACTAATCCTAGTGATCCTGATCATCCAGTGGAAGACAAAGTAAGcgatatatttaatactaactcaataaatttttataaatacaacgATAAAACTGATTTGAATTGAAATGTTTGTTTCAGTATGCGCGATATCGTGAACAAATTACGCCGGAAGGACATCGTGCGCCGTTAGCAGACTTACTGAGGGCTACTCGCAGCGTTAATACACAAACACCAGCTACAGACCTTCCCTCCAGTTCTTATTCTTCaggtaatttcaaaattattagttATCGAATACTAAAGAGTT
Above is a genomic segment from Nomia melanderi isolate GNS246 chromosome 8, iyNomMela1, whole genome shotgun sequence containing:
- the LOC116426483 gene encoding glucocorticoid-induced transcript 1 protein isoform X2, translated to MSGSQRMRKSSPCSTSKQGPMRATLPVSSLLRQGRQGSSLRKSNSNSPTVSPTNASAWRARISPETSSSGQRSPGSLSYKAKSKTLSGRCTESLSGNQNIRRTASLDTIYLKGQWPRDSYYIHSSSLLVDKSTQTEEWSNEPRKLHTRHPTEQSTTDEKLEKYFRHRLQRTNKEGTSSRERTAAFGLIMPGGPPPAFPADHTVLLPSIASQTPIHNQFSLSTKASPMNIPMKPMRPPMRSSIEGLNQEIEGLVLKSTTNPSDPDHPVEDKYARYREQITPEGHRAPLADLLRATRSVNTQTPATDLPSSSYSSGGSRGSTPEQDREGRLGTSPHINRFLAREPPDGCEKVNLKFVEDARRPMIDLSKLDYCPKPCVAFQLKPSLGSAFLPLQQPASPTMVASASPSSHTTPTTPPPNP
- the LOC116426483 gene encoding glucocorticoid-induced transcript 1 protein isoform X1, with product MSGSQRMRKSSPCSTSKQGPMRATLPVSSLLRQGRQGSSLRKSNSNSPTVSPTNASAWRARISPETSSSGQRSPGSLSYKAKSKTLSGRCTESLSGNQNIRRTASLDTIYLKGQWPRDSYYIHSSSLLVDKSTQTEEWSNEPRKLHTRHPTEQSTTDEKLEKYFRHRLQRTNKEGTSSRERTAAFGLIMPGGPPPAFPADHTVLLPSIASQTPIHNQFSLSTKASPMNIPMKPMRPPMRSSIEGLNQEIEGLVLKSTTNPSDPDHPVEDKYARYREQITPEGHRAPLADLLRATRSVNTQTPATDLPSSSYSSGPPSRNSESPLIPGLMDASRPPSDLLQGGSRGSTPEQDREGRLGTSPHINRFLAREPPDGCEKVNLKFVEDARRPMIDLSKLDYCPKPCVAFQLKPSLGSAFLPLQQPASPTMVASASPSSHTTPTTPPPNP